DNA from Elephas maximus indicus isolate mEleMax1 chromosome 18, mEleMax1 primary haplotype, whole genome shotgun sequence:
CAATTgtaggtggcgcagtggtcaagtgcgcagctgataactgaaaggttggtggtttgaatctaccagccactctgcgtgAGAAAGGTGAGatagtctgcctccataaagatttacagccttggaaacattgtggggcagttctactctgtcctacagggtcgctatgggttggaatcaacttcacagcagtgggtttggtttggtttggtttaatcttaaTTAAGAAGTCCCTAGTAGtggatggagccctgatggcacagtggttaaagcactcagttgctaactgaaaggttggcggtttgaacccaccagctgctctgtgggagaaggatgtggcagtctgtttctgaaaagatttacagccttggaaatcctatgggcaagttgctatgagtcagaattgactcgatggcagtggatttgggtttgggttttggggtagtgtaaacagttaacaggcttggctgctGTCTGAAAGCTTGTGCTTtaggttcacccagaggcaccttggaagaaaggcctggtgacctacttctgaaaaatcagccactgaaaaccccatggagcacagttctactcagagacacatggggtcgctgtgagttggagttgactctatggcaaccagTGTTTTAATGTTTATTGAAACTCCTAAAGGAGagccttgttattttctgttactGTTTTTGTTATCCCTAACCAGGTTTCCTTCCTCTGCAGGAGAAGCATCGCAAGATCTGGCCTAAGTCTTAGATCCTGAAGACTCGGCTGCCTAGATATGCACCTCCCAACTCACGGggccctggggtggggagggcctTCTCCTAGAGACCACAGGGGTGGGGTCGCTGCTCTAACTCTGCCCTCCTCTCGCTCAGGTACAAGACGGTGGTGACCCCCCGGAGGGCCGCAGTGGCCATTGCCGGCTGCTGGATCCTCTCCTTTGTGGTGGGCCTGACCCCTATGTTTGGCTGGAACAACCTGAGCCAGGTGAGACAGGACTGGGTGGCAAACGGCAGTGTGGGCGAGCCTGTGATCAAGTGTGAGTTTGAGAAGGTCATCAGCATGGAGTACATGGTCTACTTCAACTTCTTCGTCTGGGTGCTGCCCCCGCTGCTCCTCATGGTCCTCATCTACCTGGAGGTCTTCTACCTGATCCGCAAGCAGCTCAACAAGAAGGTGTCGACCTCCTCCGGCGACCCGCAGAAGTACTATGGGAAGGAGTTGAAGATCGCCAAGTCGCTGGCCCTCATCCTCTTCCTCTTCGCCCTCAGCTGGCTGCCCCTGCATGTCCTGAACTGCATCACCCTCTTCTGCCCCTCCTGCCACAAGCCCAGCATCCTCATCTACGTCGCCATCTTCCTCACGCATGGCAACTCAGCCATGAACCCCATAGTCTATGCCTTCCGCATCCACAAGTTCCGAGTAACCTTCCTTAAGATCTGGAACGACCATTTCCGCTGCCAGCCTGCACCCCCCATTGAGGAGGACCTTCCGGAAGAGAGGCCAGGTGACTAGACTGCACCACCTGCCCCCACCAGCCCCTCGTCCAGTGTGTCTCAGCCTGGTTCCCACCTCCCCACTCTCCCACTGGACCCCCAGCCTTCCCCAGCTTAGCTGTGGGGTGTGGGTGCAGGGGGGAGGTGGTGCTGAAGAGATGCCCACGGCACAGGGGCCCTTCCACAAGGAGCTAGTAATTGCTCTGCACCTCTGGGCCCTGGAGGAAGGGCAGACCTGGGGAAGGAGCCAGGCACCCTGAGGGGAGAAGGGAGGTGGCATAAGCCTCCCCACCTGCCTGACCCATGAGTAGTCCCAGGCTTCAGGGCCAGGCAGGCCCCAGGGAGACTGTAAAGGAGCCATCAGGGTGGGAAGAGGGTGCTGGGGTGTTGGTGGTGCAGCCATGGGACCAAGCTTAAGGAGAGGATTCCCTCTAAGATGAAGGGAAACAGGGGAAGGTCTTGGCCttgctttctctcttcttctatagGAGAAGGTGGCCAGAAGCAGCTAAGGGGCAGGAGACAAGGAACTCAGTCCCTACCTCCGAGGACTCAGCTCCCCACCCTGCTGGGTGCCTACTCTCCTCACCCTGGAGGGGCCCAGAATTGACTAGGGAGTGGCAGAAAGAGTGGGTCCAGAAATCATTCCAACATTTGCTTTATTCTCCACCAGCTCTTGGACCGTGGGTGGGTACTTGGAGTGGTGCCCAGAAGGTCCCTCCTTTAGTCCTGGGGAGTGTGGAGTGGAGGATGTGGGCCTCAAACATCCTCCAGGCGGCAGCACTGAGCCCTCAGTCTTGCAGTGAGTGTCCCAAGGAGGTGCCTGGAGTGTAACTACCTGCCATCTCAGCTCCACCAGCCCAATGAGGAGCCTGGACTGTCCTAGGGGACACCTATCTCTGCTTCCTCTGGCCAAATGGAGAGGAGCCTCCCATATGTGCCAATCTTGGGAACATGCTGCCTGCCTGGGGAGGGGGTGCAGGAGGGGAAGGTCTGCCTCCAGAGATTCCCAGTGCGACCATAGGCACCCCTAGGATGAGGTGTGACAGACAGGCCCAGCCCAGAGGAGACCACCCTGGGAGTGTGAGTGGGGCAGTCTTGCTGGCACTTGGTGCTCCTGGCACTGAGCACAGTTTTCAGGGGCTTCTGAAGAGCGGTTGCAGAATCTGGGCCTTTAGGACATCTGGGGGAGGCTCACCCCACCCCCTGCAAGCCTGGAGCCTCTTGTATACAGGAGGGTGGGGGGCCTGGTTGTCACAGTGACTGGGTTCTGAGCGTGAATTCCAGGCCCTTTCCTCTCTCAGAGCTGGGGTCTTCCCTGGCTCCCTTGGGGGGCCGTGTGACTAATAAAAGACTGTGAACCTTCCAGGAGAGCAGGCTGCTGGCTACACCCACCCGCTGTTGGAGGGCAACAAGACAACCCTGGCAGAGAGGAAGCCATGGTGGGGGCCAGGGGAGCTGCTGGGGTGGGGGAGATGTGGAGGTGTTCGGAGCTAGGAAGGCTCCAGAGGGGTGTCTGTTCCTATAGTGATGCACTCGGGGTAGCAAGATCCTGAAAAATCACAGCATGTCAGGAAAACCCTCATGACATCTGAGACCCCACCCACTGGCATCTTCCTCAGGTTGATGCATTTGACACCCCCCTCGTGGTGACACAGTGCCTCTTCCCTTGCGACGATGCTCCCTGTCACAGAGGCCCCCGCACTGTACACCACACATCTTTATTGGGGTGCTTCTCACCAGCGCACAGCTCTCTGTTGGGGTGCTTGAATCTTGGCACCTTCCAGGCCCCCcttgtgccagcggaggctggcTGGGGCCTGCCAGGCCCACTCCTGGCTACTGGGCCCCAGACTGTTGGGGAGGGAGGCCAGGCTGCAGAGAGCTGCTCCATCAGCCATCTCTATGGAAATGGGAGTTATGGGCATCTGTGGAGTTTGATTCTGGGCCTCAGAGGCTGGGCCCCTCAGGTCTGCAGCACCTGACAGAGAACACGTCTTCTGAGCCCCTGACATCAGAAGAGGTGcagatgagggaggggagggcagtACCCCTCTTCTCTTCCTAGGCCCCCCAGGGGCCCAATGCCCAGGCCTGAACACCAGCTCCTCAACTCCAGGatacttccttccttccttctccagaGCCTCAGGGCCCCACAGAGGAGAGGCTGTCTCCTGTTCTGATGAGTGGCCCTTGCCCTAGGTCACTCAGAGCCAGGACTAGACCCCTAACTCAAATTTGTCCACTAAGCCACCCCCCTGCCAGGTCTCACCAGGGTCACCAGCCCGACAGCCTCCCGTGCGTGTCTCTTGAACAAGCCCAGAGCTGCATGTGTGTTAGTTGTCTGTGACTTGTACCCAGACCTGAGTACCCCGCCCTCCCCAGCCCCTGTTTGCAGGCCTCTCTGCCTTGGTACCACCCCCCGAGGGAGCAGAGGGGTGGCCCACCCACTCACCTTCATCCTCGCCATAGCCACTGCCTCTGCCTCGGTCGCTCTTCAGTGCGTGGCTGATGCTGTAAGAGATCTGCAGGTTAGAGCTCTGCATCCTGCGGGGCGGGGGCAGGGGAATAAGACAGGGTGACAGTGACATGCCCTCACTGTGGCCATTTATTGTTGGTCCCCAGGGCTGACTTCACTACCTCCTTCCCCATGTTGGGCCATGCTCCCCCTTGGAAGTCCTTTGGACAGCCTGACTTCCATCTTTACTAGCCCGTCAGTCGTGCCTGGGTTTTCAGTGCTCAGCCCTGTCTAGTCCACCTTCTAGAGGTGGTGCCTCATGTTCTCCTGTTCATGGGAGGGCCCCTAAGAAGCGACCCTCCTCCAGCTCTCACCTTTGACCTCCAGACGGCAGTCCACAGATGCCTCCCCCAGCACGTTGATGGCCTTGCAGGTGTAGACACCAGAATCGAAAGGACTGGGCTTGCGGATCTCCAGGGTGCAGACACCTTGCTCGGAGAGGGCCCGGTATTTGGGGTCCCCTTGGATGTCCATCTTGTTTTTCATCCAGATGATCTTGGGCTGGGAGAACAGAGAGGAGGGCTGGGAAGGTTGTGGGCTGGGACCGGGCACTTGAAGGCTCAGATGTAGGTGGAGATGACTGGGAGGATTCCTCAACCGGCTGTCACCCCCGACCCCACCAGCCCAGGGCACAGCGAGCCTGGCCCCCTCACCTTGGGTGATGCTCGGACACTGCAGAACAGCTGAGTGCTGTAGCCAGGGGTGGAGGTGTGGTCAGCCAGGGGCTGGGTAAATGAAGGGGCTTCTGAAAAGTCTCGCTCAATAAAACCTTTAGATTTGGCAGCAATATCTGGGTTTAGAGGAGAAAGCGGGGTCAAGCAGTGAATTTGAGGCTACAGGAGTGGAGGAGGCCTCTTAGGACTAGCCTCATCCATTTTCCTAAAATAATCACCATAGCTTACATCTATCCATCACTGGATCTGCACAGCGGGCCTCTGTCATCGTCTGATAGATAAGAAACTCAGCCCCTGAGTGGGTGAGTGATTTGCCCAGTATCAGTGAGTCTGGGGCTTGAGAAATGGGAGGTCGCAGGAGGACTGTGGCTTTCTGGGCAAAGAGCTGGTGGTCTGGGGAAGATCTTAACATCCTGTGGGGCAGGAGCTGATCAATTGCATCCTCGCCCCTATCCTCTGGAGAACAGCCCCAGGACACCAGATTCCTGAGGTCTTTGGGAAGCAACCAACCAGCCAGTTGCCACAGAATCAAccccgactcagagcgaccctgtgtgtgtcagagtagaactgtgctccacaggatttttatgGCTGACTTTTGGCAATaaatcactaagcctttcttctgaggtaactctgggtggaccgaacctctagcctttcagttagcagcggagcgtgttaaccatttacagcacccagggactcctcgggAGCACTGCACGGGCAATTTGTGGAAACTTAGAGAAACggctccctgggtggcgcaaacggttaagtccttgactactaactgaaaggttggcagttcaagatCACCCAGAGGTAGCTCAGGAGACAGgtccggtgatctgcttctgcaaggccACAACCTTGaggctctatggagcagttctactctgcacacgtggggtcacccggagtaacaacaacaaagagagagACAGTCTCAAAGAGGTATTGCTTCAAAGATAGCTGAGACCATGCCTAGGTCGGTGGGAGAGGTGAGCTGAGAAAGGAGAGGGTAGAAAACTAGCAAGATGAGATGATCTCGGCAGAGGGTGGAGATCAGCAACCCAGAGATCTCACATTTCGTTTTTGTCTTCAGAGACATTGCTGactttccttttttaaacaacattttCTTCTTAATTCTGTGCAGCCCAGGCTGGTGTTAAAGACTGTGCCTTCCTGAGCCACCTCTGACTCCGAGTTGGGGAGGGCCTGGTAGCATTCGGGGTGACAGGGAAAAAGGGCTCAGAAGTTAACATGTGATGCAAAAGGGTCGGTCAGGTGCTTGGGCAGAGACAGTAAACACCCATATCTCTCTGTCCATCTGTGTGGTGTTCCATTAGGGCCGTGAGGCTTGGGATTTTAGCAAAGTTGCCAGAGTCCACCTCTCCACTTGCACACTGCCCTTCAGAGTTCCCTTGGGACACTGTGCATGAGACCCAGTGACCACTAAGATGTTGGCAGGCAGGCAAGCAGCTTTAAAATAAGTACACGGCCTCCTGAGGGGGCCACTCAGCACACAGTTTGCTCTGAGGTGTTTGTGAAAACCGATCCGCCACATCTATTACGTTACAGTGCGAATGTGCACGTGCAGAGCTATGGGGCGGGTGTGGGAAGCAGAGCACGTTTCCAGGAGAAAGCACCAAAAATAGCCCGGAGAGAGGGGTGGAAAGAAGACAGTTCCGGAGGCGGCATGGTCAGCCCTGGCTCCGTTTTGGGTGCGGGCCCAGACCCACCTGCCTTCTTGATGTGGGCCAGCTCCTTGGTGACGGCGGCTGAGGTGCTGAGTCCACACTGGTTTTCTGAGAAGACCCTGAAGGAGTACGTGTTGCCGACGATGAGGTTGGAGATGGTGCAGGTGGTCGGGTGGTAGCGCTCCAGCACTGTGAACCATTGCTGCAGGACCCCATCCCGTTAGCCTCACCTCCCTGCTGGCCTGGCAGCCTTTCCCTCAGATGGGCCATTCCACCACCACCCCCTTGTAATCCTGGGGGGCTGAGCTGTCCAGCTTTTGCCCTGAGGGACTTTAAATTGGGATGAGGGGCTGCTGGGTCACTCACATGACCTCTCTGGGGTTCTCAGAATTCTAGAGCCTTACTACTCAAAGGgagcctggtggggcagtggttaagtactcagctgctaactgcaaggtcagcggttggaacctaccagctccgcaggagaaagtctgcttctgcaaagataacagcccttgaaaccctatgggggcagttttaccctgtcctatagggtcgctatgagtcggaaccaacttgactggCAACTCAAAGTGTGGCCCATGGACCGCAACCTCAGCGTCACCTGGGAGCTTACTAGAAATGCAGGATCTCAGCCCCTATTCTGGAccgactgaatcagaatctgttaTTTCAACAAGATCTGCCGGGGATTCAGGTGCACTTGAAGGTTTCGGAGGCACTGCTCCAGAGCAGTGGCTGAAACAGTTGATGCAAACTgtgaagcactcaactactaactggaaggctggtggttggaacctgCCCAGGGGCAAatcagaagacagccctggcaatctgcttccgaaaggtcacagccttgaaaatcctatggagtacctCTACGCTgtacacaaggggtcgccatgagttggaaccgacttgagggcaactaacaacaaagagaGCTTGAAAGGCTTCTGAGAGCCCAGGCCAGCCCCACTTGCAGTcttgataaggaaactgaggcccagagagggaaagggtCTTGACAAAAGCCACACAGGGAGTCAGGTTAGGGAAAGTTAGACCAGGACTGGGTCCGTAGATTCAGTCCTCTGATCCCACTCAGCACCCCAGCCTCCAACACAGCTGGCCTCACCCCTGTCTTTTTGTCTGCCTTCTGTACAGTGTAGCCCAGGAGCTCTGTGTTGCCCGTGTCCTGGGGCGGTGTCCACTCAAGGGCAGCGTTGCAGCCCCAGACATCCAGTAGCCTGATGCTGCTAGGGGGGCCAGGTTGCTCTGCAGGACCAGAGTGTGAGGGGGAGCGGGGTTAAGGCAGGGCCTTGCCACAGAGTTCCCACCCCTAAGACTTGGATCCTGTTACTCCTCTGGCCTGCTCCCATCAGCCCTCAGCACTGGGCTAGGAGATGGGCGCTCCCCAGAGAGGCAGCTCTCCCTCCGTGGCCCCATACCGATCACCAGGATGTCAATGGCTGCCTTGGCCTCCAGGCCTTCCAGCTGCAACGTGAGCTCATAGCGGCCTGAGTCGGAGCGCTGGGCTTTGCGGATGAAGAGGATGGAGTCTTGGTCCCCGGTGCGCACAGTGGCCTGCCGGCTGTCCAGGGCCTGGCCGTTGTGGGTCCATGAGGCCTGAGGCCGGGGCTTCCCCTGAGAGGGAGGAACTCTCAGGCTGGGTGCAGGGAGGTGCTGGTGCCCCATGCCCACCCAATCAGGAGTCTCTGAGGCTGTGCCCAGGGCAGCCTGTCCCACTGGCCCTTCccaggaggcacagcagaggcaCATCACAGGCAGTGCCCAGAGCCATGTCCCCAGAGGTGTCCAGCCCTGGGAGACCACCTGCCCTGTCCTTGGGCTAGAGAATCACAAATGAGTCATGTGTGTGGCTTGGGGAGAATAAGGTGGTCTTGATAGGTTCCCAGTGGACACTCATGGGGATCCCAGCCTTTCCTGGACCCCCTGACATACCTCAGATGGGGGTCCATATATCTACTCCTGAGAGTAGGCTCTTACCCTTGGCAGGAGGCTCACCCACCTGGAAAGGGATTTGCAGGTTGACCGCCTCTCCCACCTGGCGGATGTAGGTCTGACGAAGGTGGCGGGGGACACGGATCTTGGGGGCCTCTGTATCAAAGTCAGAGTCTAGGCTTAGCATAGCAGAGGGGTAGTTTGTCAGGGGCTTCTGAGTTGGGGGAGGGGACAGCTGATGAGGGTTGTTGGCCTGGCAGGAGAGCCCCTGGGTGTGTTTGGCCATCTGGGGCTGCTTCCTTGTGAGAAGGGCAAAGCTCACTCTTGAGGTCCAGGGCCCTGAACCCTTTAAGGTCCTTGGGGACCAGAGAGCCAGGAGGCCCCAGGGAAGGCATGGCTCCGTGGTGGTGTGAACCGATAAGCATCTCATGCATTCGCTTGGCGCCTCCACCCTGCCTGGCTGGAATTTTCCCTGCAGCCCTGGCATTCCCAAACTCCAGATGGACCTGCCTGGCTCCCTGGCTCCCCCTGGTGGAGAGCAGGTGCTGCACCTGCTGGGACTGCATTCCTGAGGCAGGGAAGCAATGCTGTCTTCCTCCTAATCCAGTAGCCCCTACCCGCCACACCTACCATCTCATGCCCCACGAGCTTCAGAGACGCCCCTGGGAGGCCCTGACactcatttctctctctccagATCGTATTGGGAGAATTAGGATCTCTCTCTTTTTGGGTTGGGCTCttcttaaaggaaaccctggtggcgtagtggttaagtgcaacggctgctaaccaaaaggtcggcagttcaaatccaccaggtgctccttggaaactttgtggggcagttctactctgtcctacagggttgctatgagtcagaattgactcgatggcaacaggttttggttttaggttttctCTTCTTAAATGAGGCCAGAGCAGACGTAACTCCCTCTTCCTCTGTCACCCTTCCCATGGTCTTTCCATCTCCCAGTTGAGAAGTCCTTCCTGAAGCATTACTTCAAGCCCCTGCTATGGTAGGGAACCTATTTCCTGACCACCACCTAATCAGGTGCACCCACTGGAGCCGCTGGGCATTCCAAGGGAAGCAGTAGCTGACACTGCCCTGTCCCCAAGCctcctcagacagggactggggctggggctggggactgAGGCTCCTTAGTGGCAAACAGGTGGCAGCAGCTGGCACACAGGACGGAGGAGGAGGAGACAGTGAGAAGGAACACTGTGTCTCCGAGGATTAGATGTGCAGGCACTTGGCTTTGGAAGTGTCAGGTGTGGAACGCTCCAGGGGCAGCTGCAGGGGGCCAGGAATGCTTGGCAGGTCCAGATGGCCAAGGAGGGACAGCTGAGCAGCTGAGGATTCTGGGCATGGCCCCCGCCCTGCCCTACCCGTGAGGAGGGCCTGGCTGCTCCCCACTTGCTCACAGCCTCCTCCCCCTCTTCTCTCCAGGAAATCCCCTTCTTTTCTGCCAGAGGAGTTTTTATGGAGAAGTGGGTGCAGAGGCTGGCCAACTCCTTCAGTCTGGGGCCTCTGACAAAAGGGCCCAGCAGAAGAAGGTCCAGGACCCTCccagatcacagccattgagacCATAATGAAGCTGCCAGGCTGGGTGTCACCCAGACTGAAAGTATGGGAATGTTCTTGGGTTTGAAAACCACTAGACGACACTCCACTGAGGCCTGGGGAACTGGATGTGGGCATGAATGGTCTTGAGAGGGAGTCAGGTTCTGCCATTCAAAGCCTGGGTGACCTTTAGGGAGTCCCTGGGCC
Protein-coding regions in this window:
- the ADORA1 gene encoding adenosine receptor A1 produces the protein MPPSISAFQAAYIGIEVLIALVSVPGNVLVIWAVKVNQALRDATFCFIVSLAVADVAVGALVIPLAILINIGPQTYFHTCLMFACPVLILTQSSILALLAIAVDRYLRVKIPLRYKTVVTPRRAAVAIAGCWILSFVVGLTPMFGWNNLSQVRQDWVANGSVGEPVIKCEFEKVISMEYMVYFNFFVWVLPPLLLMVLIYLEVFYLIRKQLNKKVSTSSGDPQKYYGKELKIAKSLALILFLFALSWLPLHVLNCITLFCPSCHKPSILIYVAIFLTHGNSAMNPIVYAFRIHKFRVTFLKIWNDHFRCQPAPPIEEDLPEERPGD
- the MYBPH gene encoding myosin-binding protein H; the encoded protein is MTGKATYEAPAGGPEESASEPTKVPTPEASREVAAPEPPREEQAPQPQEPVTEAPAPEAPTAAKPVPPSEDVPSAPLRLTVEDVSDSSVTVSWEPPEKLGRLGLQGYVLELCEEGASEWVPVNARPMMVTQQTMRNLALGDKFFLRVAAVSSAGAGPPAVLDQPIHIQEIIEAPKIRVPRHLRQTYIRQVGEAVNLQIPFQGKPRPQASWTHNGQALDSRQATVRTGDQDSILFIRKAQRSDSGRYELTLQLEGLEAKAAIDILVIEQPGPPSSIRLLDVWGCNAALEWTPPQDTGNTELLGYTVQKADKKTGQWFTVLERYHPTTCTISNLIVGNTYSFRVFSENQCGLSTSAAVTKELAHIKKADIAAKSKGFIERDFSEAPSFTQPLADHTSTPGYSTQLFCSVRASPKPKIIWMKNKMDIQGDPKYRALSEQGVCTLEIRKPSPFDSGVYTCKAINVLGEASVDCRLEVKASATH